The nucleotide window ATCAGAGCGATTGGATTGCCCTTGAATGAAACCGGGGAATCCGCCGCATCCAGGCGTTCCCGGATCGTGGAGAAGATGTAGAGAACCAACGTAAAGCCGATTGGGATGCCAATCGAATAGACCAGCATTTCAGGGAAAGTAAAGCCCTGCTTAATGTTGTCCAGTGCTACACCCAAAACAGCACAGTTCGTTGTGATCAACGGCAGATAAATTCCCAACGACTTGTATAAAGCCGGAGAGAACTTCTTGATGAACATCTCAACAAACTGAACAAAGGAAGCAATGATCAGAATGAATGACAGCAGATCCATATATTCCAGCGAATTCGGTTCCAGAACCAGCTTGTACAAGCCATAGGTCAGGATTGAAGCACCGAAGATAACAAAGGTTACCGCTGCGCCCATGCCGATTGCTGAGCTCTTGTTCTTGGAAACACCTAAGAATGGGCAGACACCGAGAAACTGCGACAGAATGACGTTATTGATCAGCACTGCCGAAATAAATAAAGTAAACAGGTTAGCCATTGTTACTTAGCCTCCTTTTTCGCAGCCTTCGCCGCTTGGGCGTTTTTATACGCCGTCAATGCCGCCGCCAAAACTGCAAAAGTCAGAAATGCGCCGGTTGGGGAACCAAACATCGAGATTGTGAAGCTTTCCGGAATCAAACGGACTTCAAAAATCAGCTGATTCGTGAATGGATTTGTAAAATTAATCAATCCTGTCGCAAGAATCTGACGGATCAGCGACATGACGATTAACGCACAGGTATAGCCTAAGCCCATGCCCAGACCATCCAGGGCGGAATCCAGCACACCGTTTTTACTGGCGAAAGCTTCTGCACGGCCAAGGATGATGCAGTTTACGACGATCAGCGGCAAAAACAGACCTAATGCTGAGTCAATCGAAGGCGCATAAGCCTTGACTAAAAGTTCAATACTCTTAACCAGTGCCGCAATGACGACGATATAAACAGGAATTCGGATTTCATCCGGAATAATCTTACGCATCAAAGAGATGATGACGTTGGACAGAATCAAAACGATAATAACGGAAACGCCCATGCCGATAGCATTGTTGAGCGATGTGGTGATGGCCAGTGTGGAACAGCATCCCAGATACAGCCCGAATACGGGATTTTCGCGGATGAAGCCCGCTGTAAAATTCTCTTTACGATTCATTGTTCATCCACCTCATTTCTGGCTGGCCGCGAACGCCGCGCGGACAGCTTCAATTGCGGAATTGCTGGTGAAGGTCGCGCCGGATTTCACGTCAACCTTGGCAATTTCATCCTCCGACTTCAAGCCGGCAAAACCTGCCAGATAGTCGTCGTTGACGGTATCGCCAACGCCTGGTGTATCGTTGAAAGCGGTCATCTTCACGCTGACAACTTCCTGCTTTTCGGTGTCGATTACAACTTCATATTCATTATCACCCTGAAAACCTTTTGCTTTTACAGTATAGGTTTCAAGGGCGCCGTCAGCAGAAGTCAGCACAGCGGCATCCTCGCCCGCGTTGTCAGCTCCGGCTGTCGGCTGATCAGCTTCCACAGTAAAGACGGCATTCCATGCCGCTTTGACAGCGTCAATCGCAGAATTGCTCGTATACGTAGCCCCAGATTTCACATCAACTGCACTGATCGCATCCGCGGTATTCAAGCCGGCAAAGCCTGCCAGATATTCATCGTTGACAGCATCACCAACGCCTGGTGTATCCGCAAACGTCGTCATGGCAACGCTGAGGACTTCCTGGCTGTCCTTATCAATCACAACGGTATAGGTGTTGTTGCCCTGGAAGCCTTTTGCTTCCACAGTAACCGTAACCTGACTGCCGTCTTCCTGCTGATCAAGAATCGTTGCGGATGAAGCTGGTGCTTCCGGTTCCTTCGTCGTTTCCGGAGCTGTCGGTGTGCTCGGTGCCGGAGCTGCATTGCCGCTTAAAGAAGCATAAACGGCTTTCGCTGCATCCAAGCCCTTAACCACGGCCGTTGAGGAAATCGTAGCGCCGGAAAGCGTATCGACCTTATCACCGGTCGTTTTGCCAATTACCGTATTTCGGAAATCATCTTCCGCTACACGGCTGCCGATTCCGGAGGTTTCCGAAATCGAAATTACATCATATCCTACAATTTTGGAATCATTATCGATGCCCAAAACAAACTTAATCGTATCTTTGAAACCAGAAGTTTCGACCTGGAACATATAACCTTGGCCTTCGGCCTGATAAACTCCAGTGACTAAGCCGGATTCATCCGTATACTCTGTCACTTCGGCATAGGTTGTGCCCGGGAACACTTTCTCCAGACTGCCCATCACTTCAGCCAAAGCATTGGCATTGATCTTGGCCGCGGTAACTTCATTGACTGCCGCCAATAAACCGCCCGCCAAGGCGCTGACAATGGCTAAGAAACAGGCCAGATATAAAGTTTTTTTCATTTCTGACCCTCCTTAATTTCCGGCTGACAATGCCTGAAGCACTGCATCTTTAGCCGATTTGCTGGTATAGGTTGCGCCGGATACGTTATCCACGGCATTGACATCCGCTTCACTCTTTGCTCCGACAAACTGGCTCAGGTATTCATCATTCACACCATCACCAATGCCCGGCGTATCGTTGAATTCCGTCATCTTGACGCTGACAACTTCACCCTTGGCTGTATCGATAACCACTTCAAACTGGTTATCGCCCTGGAAACCATGCTGAGTTACATTGTAGGTTGTTTCCGTACCGTTGGTTGCCCCAGCCTCAGCCGAGCCTGCAGCGACCGGCTTGATCGTGCTGCCGACCAGCAGCGTAATCGCTAAGCCTGCAACAAACAGAATCACCAGATTCCGGATATTTTTGGATTTCATCTTGATCTGCTGACCATCGGTTAAGCTTTCAATCCATGGTGTCAGCATGTTCATGATCAGAATTGAATACATGACGCCTTCCGGCAGATTGGAACGCAGACGCAGCACAATCGTAATCACTGCGCAGCCGATCGCAAACATAATCCGGCCGGCCGCACTGGTCGGATTGGTCACCGGATCGGTCATCATGAAGACGGCACCGAACATTGCACCGCCCGTCAGAAGATGGAATAACGCATAGCTGATCGGAGCTCCGTGCATCATCCCGACACCCGCTCCCAAAACAAACAGCGTAATCAGATAGGTTGCAGGTACACGCCAGTCAATAACCTTGCGGATCGCTAAGATCACGCCGACGACCAGAATCACCAGCGCACTCGTTTCTCCGATCGCCCCCGGATACAGACCAACAAACATATTGCCCACGCCGCCAAACGGCTTCAGGAAGCTGCTCATGCCCTCGGCAGAGTTAATGATCCAGTTCTGTGCCGCCATTGAAGAAGTCGGCGTCGCTCCGGTCACGATATCAGCAGCCGCGGCTCCTGCGAACGATGCAAAGATCGTCGCCCGGCCCACCGCCGCTGGATTGAAGATATTCTGTCCAAAGCCGCCAAAGACCAGCTTGCCGAAGAAGATCGCGATCACGGTTGCCACTGCTAAAGCATAGTATTCAATCGACAGCGGGCACATCATCGTCAAAATGATGGCAGTTACCCATGGATAAGAATTTTTCAAGCTGTTCAGAATGTCCTTTTTAGTAAAGACACACCACAGAATCTCCGTTCCGCAGGCACTGACAATCGCCGTGATCATCAACAGAATTGCCCGCAAGCCGTAAGATGCTGAAAAATTGCTGAAATAGTAATACAGTGAAAATGCAAATACCGCCAACAGCCCCAAGGTCAGCTCGCCCATGATCCGGCCGGTGCTCTGACCATCACGATAGTTCGGGGACGGTTTAAAATTAAATTTCATACAAACTCCCCTCCTTATTTCTTAGCGCGCAGAGCCATGTAGCGCTTCGCTCTCCGGACGCCTTCAGTGACGTCGATTTTCGATGGGCAGACATAGGTGCACATGCCGCATTCGATGCAGTCCATGATGCTTAATTTTTCTAACATCGCCACATTCTTGGACTTTTCCGCCTGGTTGATCCGCACCGGCTGCAATCCGGCCGGGCAGTGATCCGAACAACGTCCGCAGCGCAGACAGGCAACCTGGTTGACCGGCTTGTTCTTCAAGACCGTCAAGGCGTTGCTGTACGGCGTGATGACAAACTGATCGGTTGTAATCGTCTTGCCCATCATTGGACCGCCTGCGATCAGCAGCACATCTTCCGTACTGTATCCGCCGCAGGCTGCGATCACATCAGCCGCTTTTACGCCTACCGGAACCAGTACGTTGGCCGGCGTATTGATGCCGTCGCCGCTGACCGTCACATATTTGTGAGTGATCGGCATGCCCTTGCTTAAAGCCTGACCGAAAGCAATTGCCGTCGTCGCATTGTTGACAATGACTCCGACTTCACCCGGCAGCTTTTCATAACGCTTCTTGGTAATTTCGTATACCAGCGTCCGTTCCCAGCCCATCGGATAAACATCCGGAACTTCCTTGACATTGATGTTGCTGTAATCCTTAAAGGCTTCGACAACGGTTGGAATGAAATCCTTCTTTGTCGTCTTGATCGCAATGGCCGCTTCCTTGGCACCTGACATTTTTAACATCGCTGCTACGCCAGTAACCAGATCCTGCATATTCAGGCTGGTGTTCTTATAATCCGCCGTAATGTACGGTTCGCATTCGACCGCGTTAATGATCAGCAGATCAATGCCCTTGCAGCCTCTGTACTTGACATAGCTTGGAAATCCTGCGCCGCCGCAGCCGACGATGCCGGCATTCATCATGAAGGTGACTAATTCCTCCTGCGTTGCCGTTTGATAATTCAATGTGCCGAATGGCTGTTCCTCTTCGTTTTTGCCATCATTTTCAATGACAAGATGATCGACCGGCCGCAGGCCAGCATGCATCATTTTCTGGATGCCTTTGACCGTACCGGATACAGATGAAAAGTAAGGAACTGTAAAATGATCATTCCGCTTGGCGATCATCGTTCCGACTTTTACACTGTCACCTTCCTTAACCAACACTTCAACCGCTGTTGAATTACCGTTAATTAAAGGAATGTATACAAGGCTGCCCGCTTCAACCTTGACAAGCTCGGTATGACTTGTAAGCTCTTTGTGACCATCCAGATGCTTGCGCATCGGTCCCGTTAATAGTGACATTCCGTCCACCTCTTCCTTTCCTCAAATACCGAAAGCTTTGGCAAACACAAAAAATCGACGATGATCGATTTTTTCATTATCCGCCTTGCGCTTCGGAGCTATTATAGCATTATCGCTATTAATTTTAAACGTTTTTTCCCTATCTATTTAATGAAATTTTAAGTTTTTTCACGATATCCCGGCTTTGAAAATGTTTCCTTTGGGTAGTATCGCTCTGAGTTTTATGCTAGAATCATCACGGGTGATTCAAATGAATAAAAAATGGATGCCGCTGGCATTGTGCGGCCTATTGATGTTAGGCGGCTGTCAGAGCCGGCCCAAGGAGCCGGAACTGACGCGTTATTCCAACATGGCGCTGGACGCCGGTTTTGATACGGTCATGACGTTGACCGGATATACGGAAACAGAAGATCAGTTCAATCAGTATTTCGCTGAAATGAAGCAGCTGTTTCTGCACTACAACGCACTGTTTGACGTGTATAACGATTACGCTGGACTCAACAATATCAAAACGATCAACGACAACGCCGGCATTGCCCCGGTCAGTGTGGATCCTGAGATCATCGAGCTGTTAAATACCGCTCGGCAGTTCTACGACCTGTCTGAGGGCGAGTTTGACGTCACAATGGGCGCCGTGCTCAAAATCTGGCATACCTATCGGGATGAAGGCATCGCACAAAACAACGCCGGACAGCTGGGACAGGTTCCTTCTGTTGAGCAGCTGCAAAAGGCGCAAGCCTGCACAGGATGGGATAAGGTTGAAATCAATGAAGCAGACAGCAC belongs to Holdemania massiliensis and includes:
- a CDS encoding FMN-binding protein, whose amino-acid sequence is MKKTLYLACFLAIVSALAGGLLAAVNEVTAAKINANALAEVMGSLEKVFPGTTYAEVTEYTDESGLVTGVYQAEGQGYMFQVETSGFKDTIKFVLGIDNDSKIVGYDVISISETSGIGSRVAEDDFRNTVIGKTTGDKVDTLSGATISSTAVVKGLDAAKAVYASLSGNAAPAPSTPTAPETTKEPEAPASSATILDQQEDGSQVTVTVEAKGFQGNNTYTVVIDKDSQEVLSVAMTTFADTPGVGDAVNDEYLAGFAGLNTADAISAVDVKSGATYTSNSAIDAVKAAWNAVFTVEADQPTAGADNAGEDAAVLTSADGALETYTVKAKGFQGDNEYEVVIDTEKQEVVSVKMTAFNDTPGVGDTVNDDYLAGFAGLKSEDEIAKVDVKSGATFTSNSAIEAVRAAFAASQK
- a CDS encoding electron transport complex protein RnfA, with protein sequence MANLFTLFISAVLINNVILSQFLGVCPFLGVSKNKSSAIGMGAAVTFVIFGASILTYGLYKLVLEPNSLEYMDLLSFILIIASFVQFVEMFIKKFSPALYKSLGIYLPLITTNCAVLGVALDNIKQGFTFPEMLVYSIGIPIGFTLVLYIFSTIRERLDAADSPVSFKGNPIALIVAALMALAFSGFAGLV
- the rsxE gene encoding electron transport complex subunit RsxE codes for the protein MNRKENFTAGFIRENPVFGLYLGCCSTLAITTSLNNAIGMGVSVIIVLILSNVIISLMRKIIPDEIRIPVYIVVIAALVKSIELLVKAYAPSIDSALGLFLPLIVVNCIILGRAEAFASKNGVLDSALDGLGMGLGYTCALIVMSLIRQILATGLINFTNPFTNQLIFEVRLIPESFTISMFGSPTGAFLTFAVLAAALTAYKNAQAAKAAKKEAK
- a CDS encoding RnfABCDGE type electron transport complex subunit C, which produces MSLLTGPMRKHLDGHKELTSHTELVKVEAGSLVYIPLINGNSTAVEVLVKEGDSVKVGTMIAKRNDHFTVPYFSSVSGTVKGIQKMMHAGLRPVDHLVIENDGKNEEEQPFGTLNYQTATQEELVTFMMNAGIVGCGGAGFPSYVKYRGCKGIDLLIINAVECEPYITADYKNTSLNMQDLVTGVAAMLKMSGAKEAAIAIKTTKKDFIPTVVEAFKDYSNINVKEVPDVYPMGWERTLVYEITKKRYEKLPGEVGVIVNNATTAIAFGQALSKGMPITHKYVTVSGDGINTPANVLVPVGVKAADVIAACGGYSTEDVLLIAGGPMMGKTITTDQFVITPYSNALTVLKNKPVNQVACLRCGRCSDHCPAGLQPVRINQAEKSKNVAMLEKLSIMDCIECGMCTYVCPSKIDVTEGVRRAKRYMALRAKK
- a CDS encoding RnfABCDGE type electron transport complex subunit D is translated as MKFNFKPSPNYRDGQSTGRIMGELTLGLLAVFAFSLYYYFSNFSASYGLRAILLMITAIVSACGTEILWCVFTKKDILNSLKNSYPWVTAIILTMMCPLSIEYYALAVATVIAIFFGKLVFGGFGQNIFNPAAVGRATIFASFAGAAAADIVTGATPTSSMAAQNWIINSAEGMSSFLKPFGGVGNMFVGLYPGAIGETSALVILVVGVILAIRKVIDWRVPATYLITLFVLGAGVGMMHGAPISYALFHLLTGGAMFGAVFMMTDPVTNPTSAAGRIMFAIGCAVITIVLRLRSNLPEGVMYSILIMNMLTPWIESLTDGQQIKMKSKNIRNLVILFVAGLAITLLVGSTIKPVAAGSAEAGATNGTETTYNVTQHGFQGDNQFEVVIDTAKGEVVSVKMTEFNDTPGIGDGVNDEYLSQFVGAKSEADVNAVDNVSGATYTSKSAKDAVLQALSAGN